The following coding sequences are from one Vibrio syngnathi window:
- a CDS encoding CBS domain-containing protein: MIKVEDMMTRNPHTLLRSHSLADAKHMMEALDIRHIPVVDADRQLLGVVTQRDVLAAQESSLQNIPQAQSFTLATPLNDIMHKSVMSVEPRAGLKESAVYMQKHKVGCLPVVENHELVGIITDSDFVTIAINLLELQEEAEPEEVN, translated from the coding sequence ATGATCAAGGTTGAAGATATGATGACTCGCAACCCTCATACCCTATTGCGCTCACACTCACTGGCCGATGCTAAGCACATGATGGAAGCGCTTGATATCCGCCATATACCGGTTGTTGATGCCGACAGACAACTGCTTGGCGTCGTCACACAGCGAGACGTTCTTGCTGCTCAAGAGTCTAGCCTGCAAAACATCCCACAAGCTCAATCCTTTACTCTTGCTACACCGCTCAACGACATCATGCACAAAAGCGTAATGTCTGTAGAACCACGAGCAGGATTAAAAGAGTCGGCTGTTTATATGCAGAAACACAAAGTGGGCTGTTTGCCTGTCGTAGAGAACCACGAACTCGTGGGCATCATTACAGACAGCGATTTCGTTACGATAGCCATTAACCTGCTAGAGCTACAAGAAGAAGCGGAACCGGAAGAGGTAAATTAA